The bacterium genome window below encodes:
- the alr gene encoding alanine racemase, with protein MSIDPDQRASAEQRPAWAWIDRAALRHNARRAIELAEGRAVIGVVKADGYGHGATDVARALLAEGVARLAVVSVAEGAALRRDGIGAPILLLGGIDDARVAERAVKWGLVPVLHDEHGLALAQSFGSAEARLAVELEVDTGMRRMGAAPIHASSLLARALDASQLAVGGVFTHLACADEPDLEKSRVQVRALTALVDEVVRAGEGRPELHVANSAGLFRREAIEGGLIESTAVRPGLMLYGVSPFEDRSAEDLDLEPAMTLAARVVATRRIGAGDSVGYGGAWTADRETTIATLPLGYADGIPRAVLARGEVHLAGAMRPIVGRVSMDSVCVDVGDEAVALGDVATVFGRTPEGERVPVEALARAAGTIGYELLVGVGARVPRLSADGPPSA; from the coding sequence TTGTCGATCGATCCGGATCAACGCGCGTCCGCCGAGCAGCGCCCGGCCTGGGCGTGGATCGACCGTGCGGCGCTGCGCCACAATGCGCGGCGCGCGATCGAGCTGGCCGAAGGGCGCGCGGTGATCGGCGTCGTGAAGGCCGACGGCTACGGCCACGGCGCGACCGACGTGGCCCGGGCCCTGCTCGCCGAGGGCGTCGCGCGGCTCGCGGTCGTGAGCGTCGCCGAAGGCGCCGCGCTCCGACGGGACGGAATCGGCGCGCCGATCCTGCTCCTCGGCGGGATCGACGATGCCCGGGTGGCGGAACGCGCCGTCAAGTGGGGCCTGGTTCCCGTCCTCCACGACGAGCACGGGCTCGCCCTCGCGCAGAGCTTCGGGAGCGCCGAGGCGCGGCTCGCGGTCGAGCTCGAGGTGGATACGGGCATGCGACGGATGGGCGCTGCGCCGATCCACGCGTCGTCGCTCCTCGCCCGGGCCCTCGACGCGTCGCAGCTCGCGGTGGGCGGGGTCTTCACCCATCTCGCCTGTGCCGACGAGCCGGATCTCGAGAAGAGTCGCGTCCAGGTCCGCGCCCTCACGGCGCTCGTCGACGAGGTGGTTCGGGCGGGGGAAGGGCGGCCGGAGCTCCACGTCGCGAACTCCGCCGGGCTCTTCCGGCGCGAGGCGATCGAAGGCGGGCTGATCGAGTCGACCGCGGTCCGACCCGGGCTCATGCTCTACGGCGTCTCGCCCTTCGAAGACCGGAGCGCCGAGGATCTCGACCTGGAGCCCGCGATGACCCTGGCGGCCCGGGTCGTCGCGACCCGGCGGATCGGTGCCGGGGACTCGGTCGGCTACGGCGGGGCGTGGACCGCGGACCGGGAGACGACGATCGCGACGCTCCCGCTGGGCTATGCGGATGGGATTCCGCGAGCGGTGCTCGCGCGGGGGGAGGTCCATCTCGCGGGGGCGATGCGGCCGATCGTGGGGCGGGTCTCGATGGACAGCGTCTGCGTCGACGTGGGCGACGAGGCTGTCGCGCTCGGCGACGTCGCGACGGTCTTCGGACGGACGCCGGAAGGGGAGCGCGTCCCGGTCGAGGCGCTGGCCCGGGCCGCCGGGACGATCGGCTACGAGCTGCTGGTCGGGGTCGGCGCGCGGGTGCCGCGGCTGTCGGCGGACGGCCCGCCGAGCGCCTGA
- the thiS gene encoding sulfur carrier protein ThiS: protein MEVDVNGEPTTLAEPCTVSELLVSLDLGGKRVAVAVNRDVVIRSRYAEHRVADGDRIEILEAVGGG from the coding sequence ATCGAAGTCGACGTGAACGGAGAGCCGACGACCCTCGCCGAACCGTGCACGGTCTCCGAGCTCCTCGTGTCCCTCGACCTCGGCGGCAAGCGCGTCGCAGTCGCGGTCAATCGCGACGTCGTGATCCGCTCGCGCTACGCGGAGCACCGGGTCGCCGACGGCGACCGGATCGAGATCCTCGAAGCCGTGGGCGGCGGCTGA
- a CDS encoding thiazole synthase, translating into MSHPQNETSEPAFRIGDHAFHSRLIIGTGKYESFEQNLECARASGAEMITVALRRVNFDAEKGPRLLDVIKPSEFTILPNTAGCYTADDAVTTAQMGRELLDTDLVKLEVIGDERTLFPDVPATLEAAERLIADGFTVLPYITDDPVACQRLEQLGCPAVMPLAAPIGSGMGIRNPANLRIIMETVEVPVIVDAGVGTASDAAYAMELGATALLMNTAIAHAKDPVKMARAMRQGVEAGRAAYEAGRMPKRLYASASSPLDGTASF; encoded by the coding sequence ATGAGCCACCCCCAGAACGAGACCTCCGAGCCGGCCTTCCGGATCGGCGACCACGCCTTCCACTCCCGCCTGATCATCGGTACGGGCAAGTACGAGAGCTTCGAGCAGAACCTCGAGTGCGCGCGCGCGTCCGGCGCCGAGATGATCACGGTCGCGCTCCGGCGCGTGAACTTCGACGCCGAGAAGGGACCGCGCCTGCTCGACGTGATCAAGCCCTCCGAGTTCACGATCCTGCCGAACACGGCCGGCTGCTACACCGCCGACGACGCGGTCACGACCGCGCAGATGGGCCGCGAGCTCCTCGACACCGACCTCGTGAAGCTCGAGGTGATCGGCGACGAGCGCACGCTCTTCCCGGACGTGCCGGCGACCCTCGAGGCCGCCGAGCGCCTGATCGCCGACGGCTTCACGGTCCTGCCCTACATCACCGACGACCCGGTCGCGTGCCAGCGCCTCGAGCAGCTCGGCTGTCCCGCGGTCATGCCGCTGGCCGCCCCGATCGGCTCGGGCATGGGGATCCGGAACCCCGCCAACCTGCGCATCATCATGGAGACGGTCGAGGTGCCCGTGATCGTCGACGCGGGCGTGGGGACGGCGAGCGATGCCGCGTACGCGATGGAGCTCGGCGCGACGGCGCTGCTCATGAATACGGCGATCGCCCACGCGAAGGATCCGGTCAAGATGGCGCGGGCGATGCGCCAGGGCGTCGAAGCGGGCCGCGCCGCCTACGAGGCGGGCCGGATGCCGAAGCGTCTCTACGCGTCGGCGTCGAGTCCGCTCGACGGCACCGCAAGCTTCTAG
- a CDS encoding thiamine phosphate synthase, translating to MFPQLEGGAPLLCVVLDAAGFGTEPTKRAHALFAAGADWVQLRDRTVADAALFATARALVEARERARAEAGERRERLRVLVNKRVDVALAAGADGVHLGFDAVGAADGRALLGEGAIVGRSLHTVEEIRAEAARATPADYVHLAPIWNPNSKPAERPALGVDALAEAARGGLPVFAQGGLDADRAAEAVASGAAGVAVTGALSRGADPESFLSPLRRRLDAHG from the coding sequence CTGTTCCCGCAGCTCGAAGGCGGCGCTCCGCTCCTCTGCGTCGTCCTCGACGCGGCCGGGTTCGGAACGGAGCCGACGAAGCGCGCGCACGCCCTCTTCGCGGCGGGCGCGGACTGGGTCCAGCTGCGCGACCGGACGGTCGCGGACGCCGCCCTCTTCGCCACCGCTCGGGCGCTGGTCGAAGCACGGGAGCGCGCGCGCGCCGAGGCCGGAGAACGCCGGGAACGCCTGCGCGTCCTCGTGAACAAGCGGGTCGACGTGGCGCTCGCCGCGGGCGCGGACGGCGTCCACCTCGGCTTCGACGCGGTCGGCGCCGCCGACGGGCGGGCGCTGCTCGGCGAGGGCGCGATCGTCGGACGGTCGCTGCACACGGTCGAGGAGATCCGCGCCGAGGCGGCGCGGGCGACCCCGGCGGACTACGTCCATCTCGCCCCGATCTGGAATCCCAACTCCAAGCCGGCGGAGCGCCCGGCCCTCGGCGTCGATGCGCTCGCCGAGGCGGCCCGCGGCGGGCTGCCCGTCTTCGCGCAGGGCGGACTCGATGCCGATCGGGCGGCGGAAGCCGTGGCCTCGGGGGCGGCAGGCGTCGCCGTGACCGGAGCGCTCTCGCGGGGCGCGGATCCGGAGTCGTTCCTTTCCCCCCTCAGACGACGACTCGACGCGCACGGCTAA
- a CDS encoding trypsin-like peptidase domain-containing protein, which translates to MNRDLRRPIQNARLLALGLRAACATLLAALALAAVGLSAALPARAADPFLRRTATVDVVERVGPSVVNILAEDAVRQESPFRFSRPNSDTESGEFFGAFYDPRARVGKTLGSGVIFDREGHVLTNAHVIEGVRGIRVALSDGRVFAADVVGADESNDLAVLRIQMEPRETLPFTRPGESQDLMVGEPVIAIGNPFGFSNTVTTGVISAVDRTLNKGSGLPLHGLLQTDASINPGNSGGPLLNAEGRLIGINSAIWGGAQGIGFAIPIDTARRIINELLLYDEVRPVWLGLEFQRIDPALQQILDLPNGARGVLVQRVQPGSPAAEAGLERGDIIVGVDGRRVASAAALNEGFNRLTDGQSIDFELFREGEILEAKAVAAEMPIAVVSRIAHSRLGLELEHTEREQAYAIRSVREGSGAEALGIRAGDFLLQLNGEVLRDYESLRRGIAKVRGKTRALVLVQRGPGRYHLTIPLQ; encoded by the coding sequence ATGAACCGAGACCTCCGACGACCGATTCAGAACGCGCGGCTCCTGGCGCTCGGGCTCCGCGCGGCCTGCGCGACCCTGCTCGCCGCGCTCGCCCTCGCCGCCGTCGGGCTCAGCGCCGCGCTCCCCGCGCGGGCGGCGGATCCCTTCCTCCGGCGAACCGCGACCGTGGACGTCGTCGAGCGCGTCGGTCCCTCGGTCGTGAACATCCTCGCGGAGGACGCGGTCCGGCAGGAGAGCCCCTTCCGTTTCAGCCGCCCGAATTCCGACACCGAGTCCGGAGAATTCTTCGGCGCCTTCTACGATCCGCGCGCGCGCGTGGGCAAGACCCTCGGCTCGGGCGTGATCTTCGACCGCGAGGGCCACGTGCTGACGAACGCGCACGTGATCGAGGGCGTGCGCGGGATCCGGGTGGCGCTCTCGGACGGGCGGGTCTTCGCGGCGGACGTCGTGGGCGCCGACGAGAGCAACGACCTCGCGGTTCTGCGGATCCAGATGGAGCCACGCGAGACCCTGCCCTTCACCCGCCCGGGCGAGTCCCAGGACCTGATGGTCGGTGAGCCGGTGATCGCGATCGGGAATCCCTTCGGCTTCTCGAACACGGTCACGACGGGGGTGATCTCCGCCGTCGACCGGACCCTCAACAAGGGCAGCGGCCTTCCGCTCCACGGGCTCCTGCAGACCGACGCCTCGATCAACCCGGGCAACTCCGGCGGCCCCCTGCTGAACGCCGAGGGGCGCCTGATCGGCATCAACTCGGCGATCTGGGGCGGCGCCCAGGGCATCGGCTTCGCGATCCCGATCGATACCGCCCGCCGGATCATCAACGAGCTGCTCCTCTACGACGAGGTCCGTCCCGTCTGGCTCGGCCTCGAGTTCCAGCGGATCGACCCGGCCCTCCAGCAGATCCTCGACCTCCCGAATGGAGCCCGCGGCGTGCTGGTCCAGCGCGTCCAACCCGGCAGTCCCGCCGCCGAGGCCGGCCTCGAACGCGGGGACATCATCGTCGGGGTCGATGGCCGCCGGGTGGCCAGCGCGGCGGCGCTGAACGAGGGCTTCAATCGCCTGACCGACGGACAATCGATCGACTTCGAGCTCTTCCGCGAGGGAGAGATCCTCGAAGCCAAGGCCGTCGCCGCGGAGATGCCCATCGCCGTCGTGTCGCGGATCGCGCACAGCCGCCTCGGTCTCGAGCTCGAGCACACCGAGCGCGAGCAGGCCTACGCGATCCGCAGCGTCCGCGAAGGCTCGGGGGCGGAGGCGCTCGGCATCCGCGCGGGCGACTTCCTGCTGCAGCTGAACGGAGAGGTCCTCCGCGACTACGAATCCCTTCGACGCGGCATCGCCAAGGTCCGCGGCAAGACACGCGCCCTCGTCCTGGTCCAGCGTGGACCCGGCCGATACCATCTCACGATCCCGCTCCAATAG
- a CDS encoding Do family serine endopeptidase has translation MRRNLVSGALLALAVSALGPFVPSSERADLGFGPATARAIDFFGSGDEEDEEKEAWPGAFWRSKSGIEKARPAGIPTSFADLAERVAPAVVSIQTRETVRLDGLMIPGHPRGFGLPPFGGGEPFEQEGMGSGFVISTDGYIVTNNHVVEGAEEITVRFLGGRELPAAIVGLDPKTDIALLKIDPEGERLTTIALGDSEAIRPGDWVVAIGNPFGLDHTVTAGIVSGVHRRDLSEFVPQSYADYIQTDAAINPGNSGGPLIDLEGRVVGINTRIRAEANTLGFAVPINMAKQILPSLRAEGRATRGWLGVALQPLTQDLAEAFGLDQARGALIGSVLADSPAEKAGLESGDVILEFDEKPIDDVQSLRLIVAGTPVDKTTSLVVVRNAEKRTLAVEVGRLEDGPALSSVRGKDPENEGFGMRVRDVTPEDAARLGLEGEVAGVLVVGVDPGGPAAESDVRPGDIIVELDRKSVEDVDDLVAKLATADRPLLLVRRGNSTLWVRLSRAG, from the coding sequence ATGCGACGCAATCTCGTTTCGGGCGCACTGCTGGCGCTCGCCGTCTCCGCCCTCGGCCCCTTCGTCCCGTCGTCCGAGCGCGCCGATCTCGGGTTCGGTCCCGCGACCGCGCGGGCGATCGACTTCTTCGGAAGCGGCGACGAAGAAGACGAAGAGAAGGAAGCCTGGCCCGGCGCGTTCTGGCGCTCGAAGAGCGGAATCGAGAAGGCCCGCCCGGCCGGCATCCCGACCAGCTTCGCGGATCTCGCGGAACGGGTGGCGCCGGCGGTCGTCAGCATCCAGACCCGCGAGACGGTCCGCCTCGACGGGCTCATGATCCCCGGGCATCCGCGCGGCTTCGGCCTCCCGCCCTTCGGCGGCGGCGAGCCCTTCGAGCAGGAGGGGATGGGCAGCGGCTTCGTGATCTCGACCGACGGCTACATCGTGACGAACAACCACGTGGTCGAAGGCGCCGAGGAGATCACCGTCCGTTTCCTGGGCGGCCGCGAGCTCCCCGCCGCGATCGTCGGCCTCGACCCGAAGACGGACATCGCGCTGCTGAAGATCGACCCGGAAGGCGAGCGGCTCACGACGATCGCCCTCGGCGACTCGGAGGCGATCCGCCCCGGCGACTGGGTCGTCGCGATCGGCAACCCCTTCGGCCTCGACCACACGGTCACCGCGGGGATCGTCTCCGGCGTCCACCGCCGCGATCTCTCCGAGTTCGTCCCCCAGTCCTACGCGGATTACATCCAGACCGACGCGGCGATCAACCCCGGCAACTCCGGCGGGCCGCTCATCGATCTGGAAGGACGCGTCGTCGGGATCAACACGCGGATCCGCGCCGAGGCGAACACCCTCGGCTTCGCCGTCCCGATCAACATGGCCAAGCAGATCCTGCCTTCGCTGCGCGCGGAAGGCCGGGCGACGCGCGGCTGGCTGGGGGTGGCGCTCCAGCCCCTGACCCAGGACCTGGCGGAAGCCTTCGGCCTCGACCAGGCGCGCGGCGCGCTCATCGGATCGGTCCTGGCGGACTCGCCTGCGGAGAAGGCCGGGCTCGAGAGCGGCGACGTGATCCTCGAGTTCGACGAGAAACCGATCGACGACGTGCAGTCCCTGCGCCTGATCGTCGCGGGAACGCCCGTCGACAAGACGACGAGCCTCGTCGTCGTCCGAAACGCAGAGAAGAGGACACTCGCCGTCGAGGTCGGCCGGCTCGAGGACGGGCCGGCGCTCTCCTCGGTTCGCGGCAAGGATCCGGAGAACGAGGGCTTCGGGATGCGCGTGCGCGACGTCACGCCGGAGGATGCAGCCCGGCTCGGTCTCGAAGGGGAGGTCGCGGGGGTGCTCGTCGTCGGCGTCGATCCGGGGGGACCGGCGGCCGAGAGCGACGTGCGTCCCGGGGACATCATCGTCGAGCTCGACCGGAAATCCGTCGAAGACGTCGACGACCTCGTTGCAAAGCTCGCGACAGCCGACCGCCCCCTGCTCCTCGTGCGCCGCGGCAACTCGACGCTCTGGGTCCGACTCTCGCGCGCGGGCTAG
- a CDS encoding tRNA uridine(34) 5-carboxymethylaminomethyl modification radical SAM/GNAT enzyme Elp3: protein MSKAAAEQERGGEGGASRVPGRFRGRAPDRDFDPAAAREALLPLLREIEAVPDDVVEPLETEVIEPLLRRHPRPGGGFFSRSQLIAGFRAFASEAGFRFDEARFRRRVQRRPVRTRSGVTPLTVLTKPFPCPGKCIFCPNDVRMPKSYLSDEPGAQRAANNRFDPYLQTWNRLAAFDATGHPVDKVELIVLGGTWSFYPEAYQVWFVKRCLEAMSDFGQGRDEREAFDPGTPDFEEIDADVRGDAFDRNPYNARVTAFLKERQDGELLLEHEGADWAALEAAQRTNETAGARCVGLVLETRPDHVDDAEVVRLRRLGATKVQLGVQSLDESVLEANRRGHGLAETRRAFDRLRRAGFKLHVHWMANLLGATPSSDRADFPKLFEDAAYRPDELKLYPCSLIETAELMGPWKRGEWRPYEDVELLEVVADALPRVPRYCRVTRVIRDISSDDIVVGNKRTNFRQIAEDEIARRGQRLVEIRAREIRGASFDDATLEAKDTEYVTDTGREIFLEFVTPEDRIVGFLRLSLPNEASFVDELGPSALVRELHVYGGSVRLGHAPDGAAQHRGLGTRLLDRAADRARAAGYDTLSVISAIGTRDYYRKQGFVDGTLYQHRALDDASATKTP from the coding sequence GTGTCGAAGGCAGCGGCCGAACAGGAGCGGGGAGGCGAGGGGGGCGCATCGCGCGTGCCCGGCCGCTTCCGTGGTCGTGCGCCGGATCGCGACTTCGATCCGGCGGCGGCCCGCGAGGCGCTGCTCCCGCTCCTCCGGGAGATCGAAGCGGTCCCGGACGACGTGGTCGAGCCGCTCGAGACGGAGGTGATCGAGCCGCTGCTCCGGCGACATCCCCGACCCGGCGGCGGCTTCTTCTCGCGCAGTCAGCTGATCGCGGGCTTCCGCGCCTTCGCTTCGGAGGCGGGCTTCCGCTTCGACGAGGCCCGTTTCCGCCGGCGCGTACAGCGGCGCCCGGTCCGGACGCGGAGCGGGGTCACACCGCTCACGGTCCTGACGAAGCCCTTCCCTTGTCCGGGCAAGTGCATCTTCTGTCCCAATGACGTGCGGATGCCCAAGAGCTACCTGTCCGACGAGCCCGGCGCCCAGCGGGCCGCGAACAATCGCTTCGATCCCTACCTGCAGACCTGGAACCGGCTGGCGGCCTTCGACGCGACCGGGCATCCCGTCGACAAGGTCGAGCTGATCGTCCTCGGCGGGACCTGGTCCTTCTATCCCGAGGCGTATCAGGTCTGGTTCGTGAAGCGCTGCCTCGAAGCGATGAGCGACTTCGGGCAGGGCCGGGACGAGCGCGAGGCGTTCGATCCGGGGACCCCGGACTTCGAGGAGATCGACGCCGACGTCCGTGGCGACGCCTTCGATCGCAATCCGTACAACGCGCGGGTGACGGCCTTTCTCAAGGAACGCCAGGACGGCGAGCTCCTCCTCGAACACGAAGGGGCCGACTGGGCGGCCCTCGAAGCCGCTCAGCGCACGAACGAAACCGCCGGCGCCCGCTGCGTCGGGCTCGTGCTGGAGACCCGCCCGGACCACGTCGACGACGCGGAGGTCGTGCGCTTGCGTCGCCTCGGAGCGACGAAGGTCCAGCTCGGGGTGCAGAGCCTCGACGAATCGGTCCTCGAGGCGAACCGTCGGGGCCACGGTCTCGCCGAGACCCGGCGCGCCTTCGACCGATTGCGTCGGGCCGGGTTCAAGCTCCACGTCCACTGGATGGCGAACCTGCTGGGCGCGACGCCGTCGAGCGACCGCGCGGACTTCCCGAAGCTCTTCGAGGACGCGGCCTACCGGCCCGACGAGCTCAAGCTCTATCCGTGCAGCCTGATCGAGACGGCGGAGCTGATGGGGCCATGGAAGCGCGGCGAGTGGCGCCCCTACGAGGATGTGGAGCTGCTCGAGGTCGTGGCCGACGCGCTACCGCGGGTGCCGCGCTATTGCCGGGTCACCCGCGTGATCCGCGACATCTCGAGCGACGACATCGTGGTCGGCAACAAGCGCACCAACTTCCGCCAGATCGCCGAGGACGAGATCGCACGGCGCGGTCAGCGACTCGTCGAGATCCGTGCGCGCGAGATCCGCGGCGCGTCCTTCGACGATGCGACCCTCGAAGCGAAGGACACGGAGTACGTGACCGACACAGGGCGAGAGATCTTCCTCGAGTTCGTCACGCCGGAAGACCGGATCGTCGGCTTCCTCCGCCTGTCGCTCCCGAACGAAGCGTCCTTCGTGGACGAGCTCGGTCCGAGCGCCCTCGTCCGCGAGCTCCATGTCTACGGCGGCAGCGTCCGCCTCGGCCACGCCCCGGACGGCGCCGCCCAGCATCGCGGCCTCGGCACGCGCCTCCTCGACCGCGCCGCGGACCGCGCCCGCGCGGCGGGCTACGACACGCTCTCGGTCATCTCGGCGATCGGGACCCGCGACTACTACCGCAAGCAGGGCTTCGTCGACGGTACGCTCTACCAGCACCGCGCCCTCGACGACGCCTCCGCCACGAAGACGCCCTAG
- a CDS encoding class I SAM-dependent methyltransferase, giving the protein MDTFTRRQLHALSRAFYDERAAAFDASRIDLPWPGWERLAALLPEGRPSVLDVGCGNGRFAAWLAESGIAFDYVGTDASEALLAAARERVAPALAEAGSTAELLEQDFLDEDDAPGAALPRGPFSLVVLMGVLHHVPGRETRAALVEAAADRLAPGGLLALTLWRFAGRPRFEKRRVDWAGVGPVLGAPIALEFLEEGDALLRFGEDPAAAPRYCHETDEAEIAAWRDRTGLETVALFSADGAQGDLNRHWIARKP; this is encoded by the coding sequence ATGGACACGTTCACCCGGCGACAACTCCACGCGCTCTCGCGCGCGTTCTACGACGAGCGGGCCGCCGCCTTCGATGCGAGCCGGATCGATCTGCCGTGGCCCGGATGGGAACGGCTCGCGGCGCTGCTTCCGGAGGGGCGGCCCTCGGTCCTCGACGTCGGCTGCGGGAACGGACGCTTCGCCGCCTGGCTCGCGGAGTCGGGGATCGCCTTCGACTATGTGGGGACCGACGCGAGCGAGGCGCTCCTCGCCGCCGCCCGCGAACGCGTCGCGCCCGCGCTGGCGGAGGCGGGATCGACGGCCGAGCTCCTCGAACAGGACTTCCTCGACGAAGACGACGCGCCCGGCGCGGCGCTGCCTCGCGGTCCCTTCTCCCTCGTGGTGCTGATGGGCGTGCTCCATCACGTGCCCGGCCGGGAGACGCGTGCGGCGCTCGTCGAGGCCGCCGCCGACCGGCTCGCCCCGGGGGGCCTGCTCGCGCTCACCCTCTGGCGCTTCGCCGGACGGCCCCGCTTCGAGAAGCGCCGCGTCGACTGGGCTGGGGTCGGGCCCGTGCTCGGAGCGCCGATCGCGCTCGAGTTCCTCGAAGAGGGCGACGCGCTCCTACGCTTCGGCGAGGACCCCGCCGCCGCGCCGCGCTACTGCCACGAGACCGACGAGGCCGAGATCGCGGCCTGGCGCGACCGGACCGGCCTCGAGACCGTGGCCCTCTTCTCCGCCGACGGTGCCCAGGGCGACCTCAACCGCCACTGGATCGCGCGCAAACCGTAG